The Lysinibacillus pakistanensis genome includes a window with the following:
- the atpB gene encoding F0F1 ATP synthase subunit A, with protein MNHKAPLYSVDLGFTTLTFNLSTVMMLLVAAIIVFLIAFISTRSLKLKPTGMQNFMEWIMDFVKNIIKSNMDWKTGGRFHILGITLIMFIAVSNLLGLPFSIAYDHTLWWKSPTADPTVTMTLATMILVMTHYYGIKMKGTGHYVGSYFKPMAFMLPLKLVEEFSNTLTLGLRLYGNIYAGEILLGLLAGLAITGPMGFIGAIVPMMAWQGFSIFIGFIQAFIFTMLTMVYIAHKVSDDH; from the coding sequence ATGAATCACAAAGCTCCGTTATACTCTGTAGATTTAGGTTTTACAACATTAACATTTAACTTATCTACAGTGATGATGTTACTAGTTGCAGCAATTATCGTATTTCTAATTGCGTTCATTTCAACTAGAAGTTTAAAACTAAAGCCAACTGGGATGCAAAACTTTATGGAATGGATTATGGATTTCGTAAAGAATATCATCAAAAGCAACATGGACTGGAAAACTGGTGGACGATTCCATATTTTAGGTATCACACTTATTATGTTTATCGCAGTATCTAACTTACTAGGTCTTCCATTTTCTATCGCCTATGATCACACACTATGGTGGAAATCTCCGACAGCTGACCCAACAGTTACTATGACTCTTGCGACAATGATTTTAGTAATGACGCACTACTATGGTATTAAAATGAAGGGTACAGGCCATTATGTTGGGTCATACTTCAAACCAATGGCATTCATGCTCCCATTAAAGCTTGTGGAGGAGTTTTCCAATACGCTAACTCTTGGTCTACGTCTTTACGGTAACATTTATGCAGGTGAGATTTTACTTGGCTTACTTGCTGGTTTAGCAATAACAGGTCCTATGGGCTTCATTGGAGCAATTGTTCCTATGATGGCATGGCAAGGTTTCTCAATTTTCATCGGCTTTATCCAAGCCTTTATCTTCACAATGTTAACAATGGTTTACATTGCTCATAAAGTGAGCGATGACCATTAA